The sequence ATTTTCCTATTAGAGCTAAAAGTGTGGTAGGGGCTGTTGCTTGGGCCAGGCCCAGCCCACCCTACAGCCTCTCCTTTGTTATCCCCTACCGCATTCCCATATTCCAGATCCTGTGTATTGATGAGGCCACAGCAAGTGTGGACCAGAAGACAGACCAGCTGCTCCAGCAGACCATCTGCAAACGCTTTGCCAACAAGACAGTGCTGACCATTGCCCATAGGTGTGCAAACACCCAGTGACAGCCTAATCAGGGACTGTGGTAGCATGCACCCAGAGCCTCCATTGCTTTCAGGGACCCCAGTGGTCAGGGCCTTAGAGATTCTGCCCCCCAAATCTCAGCTCTTCCTTCTCCAGGTACTGCCTAGGGCCCTTTATAGCACATTATCTGAGGGACTTTGCAGTCCCTTCCCCAGCACCAAGCCAGGGGCTAAAGCCTGTGGGGACAGACCTGTGGTGTCccgaggggagaggaggggaagcagGTCAGTGTTCTCACTTAGGTCATTGTCCCTTATCCCTTACACTGACCATCTTCCCCATCACAGGCTCAACACGATCCTGAACTCAGACCGGGTGCTGGTGCTACAAGCGGGGAGAGTGGTAGAGCTGGACTCCCCGGCCACCCTGCGCAACCAGCCCCACTCGCTATTCCAGCAGCTGCTGCAGAGCAGCCAGCAGGGAGTCCCCGCCTCACTCGGAGGTCGCTGAGCTCCATCCCACACCCTGCAGTGTTCTCCCCTCTCTCTGATCCCGGCCAGGCCTGTATAGAGGTGCTGGCTGCTTGTTTACATTCTCCTCTGGGGCTCTACCTCTCCACACTTCCCCAGAAGGGAAAAGGGCACCCTGGGTTACTCTTTGGAAATCACTCCTTGGTGGGCAGcatcctgaggcttccccagaaccAGGCCTCTGCTCTGGCCCTCTTGCATCTGGAACGCCAGGTGGGTTTTTCTGGCATAGGAGCCCACTTgcattttcatagttttatttgATAAAATCCCATCTTACATTctgtgtattaaaaaaataatatttctggtGTGAGGCTGAGGTCTCCTCTGTGTGTGTACCCAAGCTGAAGGGTGGTGAGAAAGGACCACTCCAGTCTGAGGGGTGGAAGAGGTGAGGAAGGGGGCCGGAAAGCCCCCACCTCCATCACAGTGCTGTGGTCTTTCCAGGCTCAGGGGGCAAGTCAGGTGGCAGGGGGAGCCCTGCCGGCAGCATGCTAACCTGACACTCCTGGTCCTGGCATGCTGGAGCATAGTGTGGGGCAGGGTAGCAACAGGGTCCAGGGGGGCAGACACCCCGGCGCCAGGCCCTCAGGGTCAGCAACACAGTAGCCAGAACCAGGGCAGCAGTGAGGGCCCCAAACACCACCAGGGCTACCAAGCTAGGCTCACCTAGCCCAGCCTCTTGCCTCCGCACCACCTCCTTCACTGAGATCCGCAGCAGACCAGCCCCCGCACTGTGGGGGGCTGGCCCCGTGGCAGGTACCACCACAGCTGAGGTGGGCCCTAGAGGGGTGTCCACTGTGGTTGGGGGGTGTGGGACAGGTAAGACAAGCTCACAAGTCTTGCCACCATAGCCACTGGGGCAGAGACAGTCGAAGTCATGGACACGGTCCCGACAGCGGGCCCCTCTCTGGCATGGGTGGCTGGCACAGTCATCCAGGTTGATGGTGCAGAAGCGTCCAGCAAAGCCCTcaggacagaggcaggagaagcggTTTATGCCATCAAGGCAGGTGGCACCATTAGCACAAGGCCGCATCAGGCAGTCATCCACGTTCACCTCACAGCGGGCACCCACAAAGCCCACCAAGCAGCGGCATGTGAAGTTGAGGGCAAAGCCCTGGTCATCCTGGCACTGCCCGCCATTGCGGCATGGGGAGCTGCAGTAGGGGTGGGAGAGGACATGAAAGCAACTTAACACCTGTAGGGTAGCCCAGGTCCGTATCCTGACCTCTGCTCACCATGTCACCTTGGGCGACACTCTCCGAGCCTcaaatacctcattttattttttatttatttatttttgagacagagtctcgctgtgtcgcccaggctggagcacagtggcgcgatctcagctcactgcaagctccgcctcccaggttcacgccattctcctgcctcagcctcctgagtagctgggactacaggtgcctgccaccacgcccggctaattttttgtatttttagtagagacggggtttcactgtattagccaggatggtcttgatctcctgacctcgtgatccgcccgcctcggcctcccaaagtgctgggattacaggcgtgagccactgcgtccggccaaatacctcattttaaaaatgagaataaaaatagtacCCAGCTTCCCTAATTGTGagggttaagtgaaataatcaaTATCAAGCAGTTAGCACAGGGCCCAGCCGGAAGGCAAGGCTCAGGATAAGTGTGCTATTATTATCCTTGCAGGCTTCTGGGCCTGATGTGGAAATGAGGACAAGTCCAGCCCTGCAGGCTGTTTCCTCATCCCTACTGTGACGCAGAAGGGTACAGGCCAATGTTCAGGAGAGGATGAGGGGAGACCCAGGCCCCTCAAcctccccacacccaccctcCCCAACCAGAGCAGTCACACATTTGTTACCTCTCTAGCTCCTATAGATTGTTGAAGAAATGGCTCAGAAGGTACAAGAAAAGAGTGGAGAAACCCAGAACTAGGAACACTTTGGCATGCAGGGGTTTTATCTGAGTGTCCCTGTGTGGTCTGACCCTCAGTCCCCTACCCTCCCAACAGTCCTGCCTCTTTTCTCATCCCATCACCAGGTTCTGGTCTAACCTTCCACTCACCCCGAGGGCCCAGCACTCACCCTGCCTGTTCACAGGGTCCAGCCTTGCGCTCGCAGTCACGCCCATGGAAGCCTGGTAGGCACACACAATGGTACTCACCGCCCCCGTCATACATGCACTGGCCTCCATTCTGGCAGGGGGACTGCGTGGTACAGATATGTTCATCTGGAGAAGGGACAGGAAAGGCTCTGGGATAACCCCTCCCATCTGGTCCCCAGACCAGACTTGTCCACGCCTTCCAGGCCTCAGGTTCTATGGGTGTGGCTATACTACAAACCGAGCCCAGGCTGGTGTGGTATACTAGGGAGAGACAACAACACTGAATTTGGAGTCAGGAGGCTCCTGGCCCTGGCTCTCAGTCTGTCTCAAACTGACcttgggctgggtacagtggctcatgtctataatctcagcactttggaagaccaaggtaggcagatggcttgaggtcaggagttcaagaccagcctggccaacatggcaaaaccccatctctactaaaaatacaaacattaggccggtgcagtggctcacacctataattccagcactttgggaggccgaggcagatggatcacttgaggtcaggagttcaagaccagcctggccaacatggtgaaaccgtatctctactaaaaatacaaaaatttgccaaagtggcgggtgcctgtaatcccagctacttgggaggctaaggcacgagaattgcttgaacctgggaggcagaggttacagtgagctgagatcgcaccactgcactctagcctgggtgacagagtgagactccatcaaaaaacaaacaaaaacacaaacctGACTTTGAGCAGGTTATAGCTCTGCTGTGGGCCttagtttcctgatctgtaaaatgagtacaATTTTTAGCAGCTGTGTTTCCTACCCCATGGGGTTATGTTGAGGATCAATTCAGACAACACATAAAAAGTCTAagataaaaaaaatgataaaataccaTGTATTTGAGGATTTGACAAGGACacaataggcactcaataaatactgatgGCTGTTCCCCTAAAAACCTGGGGTTCCCAACCAACAACTACCCTTCCTCCCCCCTACCTTTGTCACAGAACTTGCCTGCCCAGCCACTGTGGCAGATGCACTGCCATGGCTGGTGGCAGGTACCATGCTGGCAGCCAGGCATCCTCACACAGCGCTCACAGTGCAGCCCCTCCCAGCCCGGGTCACACCTGATGGGGAGAAACACAGGGTCAGCGTTCTGGCTTGTGGATATGAAGAAATGGAGGAGACAGAACCAGAGCTTCTAGAAACCAAGAGGACATATGACAGCCCCTAAGGGAAAGCAGACCTGTCCCAGGTAGGTGTAGGACTGTGCAAGGTCATAGGACACATATATGGAATCAGACCATCAGACACCAGCTCTCAAACCCTGGTTCTGTATTTTAAcctgagcctcagtcttctcatctgtaaattgggtaTACACCTTGCAGGGTTGAGTAGAGGAAGAAATAAGATGTCTATAAATGCCTCCAGTACCCCTCCTGGCATGTCTGAGGTGctcacaaacatttaaagaagaatgacCTTGAAAGGCcatcagggctgggtgcagtggctcacgcctgtaatcccagcactttgggaggtcgaggcgggtggatcacttgaggtcaggagctcaagactagcctggccaactgggtgaaaccccgtctctacaaaaaaatacaaaatattacccgggcatggtggtgcgcgtctgtaatccattattgaggaggctgaggcaggggaatcacttgaacacaagaggcagaggctgcagtgagctgcaatcgcaccactgcactccagcctgggcaacaaagcgaggctccgtctcaaaaacaaaacaaaacaaacaaaaaaaagtcatcaaGACTATCCTCCCACCATGATTCCAGGGCAAACGCTTGACCCATATTTTAAAAGCCTTCCAGGGATGAAGAGTTTCAAAGACCCCCAGCCAATTGAACTGCCTGCCCCATCAGCTCATTTCCTTATGTCCACTTTCCTCCTGCTACAGAATGTGCCCAATCTCCACTCTCCACCCCAGTGAGTCAACTACTCAAACTCATCAAGGAAGATACTCTTTCATTGTAAGTGTTTCTCCCCAGCAACTCTCCCTGCAGCATTTCTTTTCCAGGCTAAacaatttccctttctctctttcctttatctttccatttcctcATGGCACCCAATCCCCAAGCTCTCTAAAGCTTTAGGTCTCTCTCCCTGTATCTTGAGGAGCAATGGTTCGGACAATCCCTGGATCAGATTTGGGAGATTAAAGAAGTGGGgaaataaaaactggaagaagcAAGAAAGCTGAGGTAAAGGGGAAATGGGGGCTAGCCAGTCAGCCATGGGAGTGATGAGGCATGAAGAGTAGAGTGTGAAGCCCCTAGACACTCTGTTGTGCATGTGAAGGGCTTGGAAATGGGTACCAAAGGGTTTGGGGGCACGTGCTCAGGACAGGTACCTGCAAGAGCCGTCAGGTGCACAGCAGCCGTGGGCCAGGTCACAGTGGGAGCTGCAGTCATCGGCTGCAAGAGATTGATGTGGGAGGGGTGAGTCTGAGTCAGGGCACAGCTCGCTGGGATGCGGGACTCAGGAGAGGATTGGGGTTCCGGTAACTGAGTGGACTCAGCCCTAGGGCAGGACATAACACAGAAACCCATCCCATTCCAAAGAGGCAACCTGGTCTTCCTTGCCTCGCGGGTCGGAGCGACTGCAGTGCCGTCTCCGGCCGGCAGAGGTCAACGTGCAAGCGAGGACGGCTGTACAGGGCCGCGACTGGAGCCCGGTGGACGCGCTCACCTCGGACAGGCTGACCGGGAGCCCCCAGAATGCACAACAGGCACACAAGATGCAGGCAGCGGCAGCCGCTGGGCATGGTCAGCGCCGGCACCAGGGGGGACGGACGGATGGACGGCCGGACGCGTGAACACCTGTGGGACGGCACCAGTTGGGAGGCGGTCAGACGCGGAGATAGCGGCACGGATACGGGTTCCAAGTGACAGGAGCCGCCGAAGGAGAGGAGCGCCGGGACAGAAGAAGGGGATGGGGGTAGcgggagggtgggggcagggaagggtTGAGCAGGCGAGGAGCGCGAGAAGAGCGAAGACAGGAACCCGGGAGCCAGGTCTGCAAGAAGGAGGCGAAAGATGGGCAGCGTGGAGCGAGGCCAGGCGCGGGAATGGCTGGGGCTGGGATCGCAGTCAGGACAGAGGGGTCTGCGGGATGGGGACAGCGCCAAGAGGCGGCCTCGAGCACCGAGGGAACGCGGGGGCCGGAGGGAGGGACGGTTCCCGGCAGCGAGCAGTCTCCGCCCCACAGCTCCGACAGCCCCCCCACCACTCTCTCCCACGTCCCCTTCCTATCTCCGCCGCGCTGGGCTCGGCGGCAGCGCGGGGCCTGGAATCCCCACCGCACCCGTAGCCCCGCGCGCCCTGTCCCCTCAGTCCTCACCTCCGGCGGGGAGGTGCCGCGCCCCGGGGCGCAGAGCGAGGCGGGATCCGACGGGCGCCGCCGAGGGGCCGTGGGGGAGTGCGGGGCCGCCCCTAGCTGGCCGCGGGGCCGGGCGCCGAAGCGGCTGCCATACGAGCCGAGCGCTCAGGAATCTGGGGCTCCAGGCGACCccgagcggcggcggcggcggctcctcGCGCGCGCTTAGGCCCCCTGCCAGGGGCGgagcccgcccc comes from Theropithecus gelada isolate Dixy chromosome 4, Tgel_1.0, whole genome shotgun sequence and encodes:
- the DLK2 gene encoding protein delta homolog 2 isoform X2, yielding MPSGCRCLHLVCLLCILGAPGQPVRADDCSSHCDLAHGCCAPDGSCRCDPGWEGLHCERCVRMPGCQHGTCHQPWQCICHSGWADEHICTTQSPCQNGGQCMYDGGGEYHCVCLPGFHGRDCERKAGPCEQAGSPCRNGGQCQDDQGFALNFTCRCLVGFVGARCEVNVDDCLMRPCANGATCLDGINRFSCLCPEGFAGRFCTINLDDCASHPCQRGARCRDRVHDFDCLCPSGYGGKTCELVLPVPHPPTTVDTPLGPTSAVVVPATGPAPHSAGAGLLRISVKEVVRRQEAGLGEPSLVALVVFGALTAALVLATVLLTLRAWRRGVCPPGPCCYPAPHYAPACQDQECQVSMLPAGLPLPPDLPPEPGKTTAL
- the DLK2 gene encoding protein delta homolog 2 isoform X1, whose product is MPSGCRCLHLVCLLCILGAPGQPVRADDCSSHCDLAHGCCAPDGSCRCDPGWEGLHCERCVRMPGCQHGTCHQPWQCICHSGWAGKFCDKDEHICTTQSPCQNGGQCMYDGGGEYHCVCLPGFHGRDCERKAGPCEQAGSPCRNGGQCQDDQGFALNFTCRCLVGFVGARCEVNVDDCLMRPCANGATCLDGINRFSCLCPEGFAGRFCTINLDDCASHPCQRGARCRDRVHDFDCLCPSGYGGKTCELVLPVPHPPTTVDTPLGPTSAVVVPATGPAPHSAGAGLLRISVKEVVRRQEAGLGEPSLVALVVFGALTAALVLATVLLTLRAWRRGVCPPGPCCYPAPHYAPACQDQECQVSMLPAGLPLPPDLPPEPGKTTAL
- the DLK2 gene encoding protein delta homolog 2 isoform X3, coding for MPSGCRCLHLVCLLCILGAPGQPVRADDCSSHCDLAHGCCAPDGSCRCDPGWEGLHCERCVRMPGCQHGTCHQPWQCICHSGWAGFHGRDCERKAGPCEQAGSPCRNGGQCQDDQGFALNFTCRCLVGFVGARCEVNVDDCLMRPCANGATCLDGINRFSCLCPEGFAGRFCTINLDDCASHPCQRGARCRDRVHDFDCLCPSGYGGKTCELVLPVPHPPTTVDTPLGPTSAVVVPATGPAPHSAGAGLLRISVKEVVRRQEAGLGEPSLVALVVFGALTAALVLATVLLTLRAWRRGVCPPGPCCYPAPHYAPACQDQECQVSMLPAGLPLPPDLPPEPGKTTAL